From a single Ornithorhynchus anatinus isolate Pmale09 chromosome 15, mOrnAna1.pri.v4, whole genome shotgun sequence genomic region:
- the RAI2 gene encoding retinoic acid-induced protein 2 gives MLTRRPRPPAGWPSGGRGRAGSPSAWGTAPWSYHSLAGGGGTAPPQLGPGATPYVMTTRAAVPLPVLLEQHVFQHLNSPLVLPQGAPAAANPVAGGQAQLLDQKPPGPAAQEPGSLPPAFQSPGFAAVLQDLFPPPGSLGAPPPDYGAPAPPQPFASPLSPLVPPATLLVPYPVIVPLPVPVPVPVPVPIPVPHCGGESKLSPDFPAPPASFGPYSCKGTQTPLEKEELKPFALLPQRELAQLSRHTVIKMSPENEALDLSVKSGTPALQSRGAAPEDGALDLSLASCRKAGGRPGGGPAPPKPPPEAPGRADGGPDLPWHRQKWPGDQAGEPKAGCDPETGNTSQAAKVIVSVKDAVPAVYCGKIKGLSGVSTKNFSFKRDLPQDSVLQCYASRARPEAREGVEALRKPMKNRSVKLKKMNSQEIHILPIKSNGWLPFFRGSKLWLFKDFSDYNNYGEREREERERCTWLKMHLKWKTIFVSYFWGERGGGGEEEQLEQFPRSWFRSVLLCFLFFFFNLGLFTRE, from the coding sequence ATGCTGACCCGCCGGCCGAGGCCCCCAGCGGGGTGGCCCTCAGGTGGCCGCGGCCGTGCTGGCAGCCCATCTGCCTGGGGGACAGCCCCGTGGTCCTACCATTCACTTGCAGGTGGCGGGGGCACGGCGCCCCCCCAGCTGGGCCCCGGGGCCACGCCCTACGTCATGACCACCAGGGCCGCGGTGCCCCTGCCCGTGCTCTTGGAGCAGCACGTGTTCCAGCACCTCAACTCGCCGCTGGTACTGCCCCAGGGAGCCCCTGCCGCCGCCAACCCCGTGGCCGGAGGCCAGGCCCAGCTCCTGGACCAGAagccgcccggcccggcggcccaGGAGCCCGGGAGCTTGCCGCCCGCgttccagagcccgggcttcgccGCCGTCCTCCAAGACCTGTTCCCCCCGCCGGGGTCCCTGGGGGCCCCCCCGCCCGACTACggggcgcccgccccgccccagccctTCGCCTCCCCGCTGTCGCCGCTGGTGCCGCCGGCCACCCTCCTGGTGCCCTACCCGGTCATCGTGCCCCTGCCCGTGCCCgtgcccgtccccgtccccgtgccCATCCCCGTGCCCCACTGCGGCGGCGAGTCCAAGCTGAGCCCTgacttccccgcccccccggcctccttCGGCCCCTACTCCTGCAAGGGGACGCAGACCCcgctggagaaggaagagctcAAGCCCTTCGCCCTGCTCCCGCAGAGGGAGCTGGCCCAGCTCAGCCGCCACACGGTCATCAAGATGAGCCCCGAGAACGAGGCCCTGGACCTGTCCGTGAAGTCCGGGACCCCCGCGCTCCAGAGCCGGGGGGCCGCGCCCGAGGACGGCGCCCTGGACCTGTCCCTCGCCTCCTGCAGGAAGGCGGGAGGCCGgcccggcggcggcccggccccgccgaagccgccccccgaggccccgggccgggcggacGGCGGCCCCGACCTCCCGTGGCATCGGCAGAAGTGGCCCGGCGACCAGGCCGGCGAGCCCAAGGCGGGCTGCGACCCGGAGACCGGGAACACCTCCCAGGCGGCCAAAGTCATCGTCTCGGTCAAGGACGCCGTGCCCGCCGTCTACTGCGGCAAGATCAAAGGCCTCTCGGGGGTGTCCACCAAAAACTTTTCCTTCAAGAGGGACCTGCCCCAGGACTCCGTCCTGCAGTGTTACGCGTCAAGGGCCAGGCCCGAGGcgcgggagggagtcgaggcccTTAGGAAACCTATGAAAAACCGGAGCGTCAAGTTAAAGAAAATGAACTCCCAGGAAATACATATTCTTCCCATCAAAAGCAACGGCTGGCTGCCTTTTTTCCGAGGAAGTAAATTATGGCTTTTTAAAGATTTTtcagattataataattatggagagagagagagagaagaaagagagagatgtacTTGgttaaaaatgcatttaaaatgGAAAACTATCTTTGTAAGTTATTTTTGGGGGgaacggggaggcgggggggaggaggaacagctgGAGCAATTCCCTCGAAGctggtttcgttctgttttgttgtgttttttgttttttttttttaatttgggacTTTTCACGAGAGAGTAA